A genomic segment from Kyrpidia tusciae DSM 2912 encodes:
- a CDS encoding zinc-dependent alcohol dehydrogenase family protein, with amino-acid sequence MKAMVIPEPGRAVIREVPEPEPGPGEVVVSVKAAGICGTDFHIFEGDSLGSYPIIPGHEFAGVVAKVGPAVTSLAVGDRVAVDPSLFCGRCRYCLTNRGNHCENWGGIGTTVPGGFAEQVAVPESSAFRLPDALSFQEGAFVEPVACVVHGINRLNLRPGERVLLFGAGAMGQQLVQALVHAGAAELTAVDVDPGKLALARRFGATRTVLAAALEKELGGELESFDAVVDATGAPAVIETALRFLGPAGKFLQFGVAPKRAKISLSPFDLYRRDWTLIGSMAINHTFLPALEWVAAGRIQVKPLLSKTIPLEELPEFLGRPKAPELLKVQVVF; translated from the coding sequence ATGAAGGCGATGGTGATCCCCGAGCCGGGGCGGGCGGTGATCCGAGAAGTCCCGGAACCCGAGCCGGGCCCGGGTGAAGTGGTGGTCTCCGTCAAAGCGGCGGGGATTTGCGGGACAGATTTTCATATCTTTGAGGGAGATTCTCTGGGCAGTTACCCGATCATCCCCGGGCACGAGTTCGCCGGCGTGGTGGCGAAGGTGGGCCCGGCTGTGACGTCCCTTGCGGTAGGGGATCGGGTGGCGGTGGACCCGTCGCTGTTTTGCGGGCGCTGCCGCTATTGTCTCACGAACCGGGGAAATCACTGTGAAAACTGGGGTGGTATCGGCACCACGGTACCCGGCGGGTTCGCCGAACAGGTGGCGGTACCCGAGTCTTCCGCTTTTCGGCTTCCGGATGCGCTTAGTTTTCAAGAAGGGGCGTTCGTGGAACCGGTGGCCTGCGTGGTACACGGGATAAACCGGCTGAATCTTCGCCCGGGGGAACGGGTGCTCCTCTTCGGAGCCGGGGCGATGGGCCAGCAGTTGGTGCAAGCGCTGGTCCACGCCGGGGCGGCGGAGTTGACCGCCGTGGATGTCGACCCGGGGAAATTGGCGCTGGCCCGACGGTTTGGCGCCACCCGGACGGTGCTAGCGGCGGCCCTGGAGAAGGAGCTCGGCGGGGAGCTGGAGTCGTTTGACGCGGTGGTGGATGCCACTGGAGCGCCGGCGGTGATTGAAACGGCCTTGCGGTTTCTCGGGCCGGCGGGAAAGTTCTTGCAGTTCGGCGTGGCGCCCAAAAGGGCGAAAATCTCCCTGAGCCCTTTTGATCTGTATCGGCGGGACTGGACGCTGATCGGCAGTATGGCCATTAACCACACGTTTCTGCCCGCCCTGGAGTGGGTGGCGGCGGGAAGGATCCAGGTGAAGCCTTTGCTGTCGAAAACGATCCCCTTGGAGGAGCTTCCCGAATTTCTGGGACGCCCGAAAGCGCCGGAGTTGCTCAAAGTTCAAGTGGTTTTCTGA
- a CDS encoding aldo/keto reductase family protein → MEYRRLGKSGLKVSAIALGSWLTYGTVTEERTAEACVHKAFELGINHFDCANVYGAEPHAAERVLGRALREYPRESYVVTTKAFWPVGAGPNDRGLSRKHIIGEVEKSLTALGVDYVDIFYCHRFDPETDLEETLRAIDDLITQGKILYAGFSEWSPVQIADGVRLQKELGLHRFVASQPLYNMLNRGIEAEVIPLCAREGIGQVVFSPLGQGVLTGKYRPGQQPPAGSRGATPEVQAFMRRYLQPEILQKVEELAAVARRYDLTLARMALAWVLRLPEVSSALVGASRPEQVEENVKAAGVVLPEEALREIDRILGAAG, encoded by the coding sequence ATGGAATACCGAAGGCTGGGAAAGAGTGGACTCAAGGTTTCGGCGATTGCCTTGGGAAGCTGGCTGACCTATGGGACGGTGACTGAAGAGCGGACAGCCGAGGCCTGTGTACATAAAGCTTTTGAGTTGGGGATCAATCATTTCGACTGCGCCAATGTGTACGGGGCGGAACCCCATGCCGCCGAGCGGGTGTTGGGCCGGGCCCTGCGGGAGTACCCCCGGGAGAGCTATGTGGTGACGACGAAGGCCTTTTGGCCGGTGGGAGCCGGACCCAATGATCGAGGACTCAGCCGTAAACACATCATCGGCGAGGTGGAGAAAAGTTTGACCGCCCTTGGGGTGGATTATGTGGATATTTTCTATTGCCACCGGTTTGACCCGGAGACAGACTTGGAGGAGACCCTCCGGGCTATCGATGACCTGATCACCCAGGGGAAGATTTTGTACGCCGGGTTCAGTGAATGGTCGCCGGTGCAAATTGCCGATGGGGTGCGCCTGCAGAAGGAGTTGGGGTTGCACCGGTTTGTGGCGAGCCAGCCGCTGTACAATATGCTCAATCGCGGCATCGAAGCCGAGGTGATCCCCTTGTGCGCCCGGGAGGGAATCGGCCAGGTGGTGTTTTCGCCCCTTGGGCAAGGGGTCCTCACGGGCAAATACCGCCCGGGCCAGCAGCCGCCGGCGGGCAGCCGGGGGGCCACGCCGGAGGTGCAGGCGTTTATGCGCCGATACCTGCAACCGGAAATCTTGCAAAAGGTGGAGGAGCTGGCGGCCGTCGCCCGCCGGTACGACCTGACTTTGGCGCGGATGGCGTTGGCGTGGGTGTTGCGGCTGCCGGAAGTGTCCAGCGCCTTGGTGGGGGCTTCCCGGCCCGAGCAGGTGGAGGAAAATGTCAAGGCCGCGGGGGTGGTGCTGCCCGAGGAGGCGCTGCGGGAGATCGACCGCATCTTAGGTGCGGCGGGATAA
- a CDS encoding Uma2 family endonuclease, producing MGQKENQRPTPQQKPSVVREGGMTYDDYAALDDGNRYELAAGRLELMSPSPSPRHQLLSYELLRTLADTCERDYIILNAPIDLILSPSEVRQPDLLLVRQDRIHILTERGVEGPPDLVVEILSPSTLQRDKVDKAKVYAFYRIPEYWIVEPQTFVLEQYILEKERYELTAVYHGEEPVSSPGMPCISFTMQAIAERIPDIGPRAAGTKSNP from the coding sequence ATGGGACAAAAGGAAAACCAACGGCCGACCCCGCAGCAAAAACCGTCGGTGGTTCGGGAAGGCGGAATGACCTACGACGATTACGCGGCCCTCGATGACGGAAACCGCTACGAATTGGCGGCGGGCCGCCTCGAGCTCATGAGTCCCTCCCCCTCACCCCGCCATCAACTGCTCAGCTATGAACTACTGAGGACATTGGCCGACACCTGTGAACGCGATTATATCATCCTAAACGCACCCATCGACTTGATTCTGTCGCCATCTGAAGTTCGCCAACCGGATCTTTTGCTGGTTCGCCAGGATCGCATCCACATTTTAACCGAACGCGGCGTGGAAGGTCCTCCCGATCTCGTTGTCGAAATTCTCTCACCCTCTACCCTGCAGAGAGACAAAGTGGACAAGGCGAAGGTTTATGCCTTTTACCGAATTCCCGAGTATTGGATCGTGGAACCGCAAACTTTCGTGCTCGAGCAATACATTCTGGAAAAGGAACGGTATGAACTGACCGCCGTCTACCATGGCGAAGAGCCGGTGAGTTCGCCGGGTATGCCTTGCATTTCTTTCACCATGCAAGCGATCGCCGAGCGGATCCCCGACATCGGGCCCCGCGCCGCCGGGACTAAGTCGAATCCTTGA
- a CDS encoding glycosyltransferase codes for MGLRVCMISDHGDPLATLGDTQSGGQNQYVYQLSIHLDRLGHQVDVYTHWSREDAPEVETFGDRARVIRVAAGKRGYLPKGDLYERLDLFYHELSAKIATCGPYDLVHAHYWMSGALGRVLRRELNCPLIYTPHSLGMVKGLQTGRWDWERLWKERSILVEADHVVVTTETEREHAKEFCGKTATAPISVIPAGVGEHFIVDPKVESATDETADRDCGVPVDPNGHRRPYVLYVGRLAKEKGLGVLLDAYSMWVARNPDVPDLWVAGGDREGREWRRWTVTHAALGELLTRMPDRVRYLGPVENEKLPQLYRGAAMVVVPSWYESFGLVAAEAMAAGGVVIASGVGGLRHIVQDGVTGRLVPPRDSGALVQAMDEIWVSPSLRNAFRRKGTRDARRRFFWPNIAPQVVEVYMGYVKQPVVLP; via the coding sequence ATGGGGCTTCGGGTCTGCATGATTTCGGATCACGGCGATCCTCTGGCGACACTTGGGGATACCCAAAGTGGCGGGCAGAATCAGTACGTGTATCAGCTCAGCATCCACCTGGATCGCCTGGGGCATCAAGTGGATGTCTACACCCACTGGTCCCGGGAGGATGCGCCGGAGGTAGAAACTTTCGGGGATCGCGCCCGGGTGATCCGGGTGGCGGCCGGGAAGCGGGGCTATCTCCCGAAAGGTGATCTCTATGAGCGGCTGGATCTTTTTTATCATGAATTATCGGCGAAGATCGCCACTTGTGGGCCTTATGATCTGGTCCACGCCCACTACTGGATGTCAGGCGCCCTAGGGCGCGTCCTGCGCCGGGAGCTGAACTGTCCGCTGATTTACACGCCGCATTCCCTGGGGATGGTCAAAGGGCTTCAGACGGGCAGGTGGGACTGGGAGAGGCTCTGGAAGGAACGGTCGATTTTGGTGGAGGCCGATCACGTCGTGGTGACCACCGAAACCGAGAGAGAGCATGCCAAGGAATTTTGCGGGAAGACGGCGACGGCGCCCATCAGTGTGATCCCGGCGGGGGTGGGGGAACATTTTATAGTCGATCCGAAAGTGGAGTCGGCAACGGATGAGACGGCGGATCGGGACTGCGGGGTGCCCGTGGATCCAAATGGACATCGGCGGCCTTATGTGTTGTACGTCGGCCGATTGGCGAAGGAGAAAGGTCTCGGTGTACTGTTGGACGCATACAGCATGTGGGTGGCCCGGAATCCCGATGTTCCGGATTTGTGGGTCGCAGGAGGGGATCGGGAAGGCCGGGAGTGGCGGCGATGGACGGTGACACACGCCGCACTCGGCGAACTGTTGACCAGGATGCCGGATCGGGTTCGGTACTTGGGACCGGTGGAGAACGAAAAATTGCCGCAGCTGTACCGGGGGGCGGCGATGGTGGTGGTGCCCTCTTGGTATGAATCCTTCGGTTTGGTGGCGGCAGAAGCCATGGCGGCGGGGGGCGTCGTGATCGCTTCCGGGGTTGGAGGTCTCCGCCATATCGTTCAGGATGGGGTCACAGGCCGGTTGGTCCCACCCCGGGACTCCGGGGCCTTGGTCCAAGCCATGGATGAAATATGGGTGAGTCCGTCTCTTCGGAACGCCTTTCGCAGAAAGGGGACTCGGGATGCCCGGCGAAGGTTTTTCTGGCCGAACATCGCTCCGCAAGTGGTGGAAGTCTATATGGGCTACGTCAAACAGCCCGTCGTCCTCCCCTGA
- a CDS encoding sucrose-6F-phosphate phosphohydrolase, with product MGIVTDLDDTLVGSSECLSAFLRWREGRPQWGLVYATGRYLDSALELIREAGLPRPEALITDVGSRIFFPASGSPGGGSGRERAGGEGSPVSGTEWEEDLRWWSRALATWRPVEAVRALEGVPGFSVDAVDGEDPRGPKGRISGRWDGDPGVVAQVEKALKEAGLPVRILTSRGRIDVIPASGGKGAAARYAVGRLGWRKVLACGDNGNDRDLLLAGFPAVLVGNADKGMREERWPPRVYIASKPYACGILQGWEHWYGGPNMEGP from the coding sequence ATGGGGATCGTCACAGATCTGGATGACACGTTGGTCGGTTCCTCCGAATGTCTGTCCGCCTTTTTGCGTTGGCGGGAGGGGCGGCCGCAGTGGGGGCTCGTGTATGCCACCGGCCGATACTTGGATTCGGCGCTGGAGTTGATCCGGGAAGCGGGGCTGCCCCGGCCGGAAGCGTTGATTACCGACGTGGGGAGTCGGATCTTTTTCCCCGCTTCGGGTTCTCCCGGCGGAGGTTCGGGCCGGGAGAGGGCGGGGGGCGAGGGTTCGCCGGTTTCCGGGACGGAGTGGGAAGAAGATTTGAGGTGGTGGAGCCGGGCCTTGGCAACCTGGCGGCCGGTGGAGGCGGTCCGGGCCCTTGAAGGAGTCCCGGGCTTTTCTGTGGACGCGGTGGACGGGGAAGATCCCCGGGGGCCGAAAGGGCGGATCAGCGGCAGGTGGGATGGAGATCCAGGCGTTGTCGCTCAAGTTGAGAAAGCGTTGAAAGAAGCCGGTTTACCGGTTCGGATTCTGACGAGCCGGGGTCGGATCGACGTAATTCCAGCTTCCGGGGGGAAGGGGGCGGCGGCCCGGTACGCCGTGGGCCGGCTGGGTTGGCGGAAGGTCCTCGCCTGTGGGGACAACGGAAACGACCGGGACCTGCTTCTGGCCGGCTTTCCCGCTGTGCTGGTCGGAAACGCCGATAAGGGGATGCGGGAAGAACGTTGGCCGCCCCGGGTATACATCGCCTCGAAACCTTACGCCTGTGGTATACTGCAAGGATGGGAGCATTGGTATGGGGGTCCGAACATGGAAGGGCCCTGA
- a CDS encoding TrkA C-terminal domain-containing protein: MAGPHSEGLSRYEQIAVDIAQKIASQEYREGMKLHGRSTLASQYNVSPETIRRAISVLDAAKVVRVQPGVGIVVLSKRAAELFLSQMHFKRTLEELHRRLTELVEKRRVIDNEIDQVLHDIQHSSHRYVVLHDLLHCVAIPEGSPVIGKTLRDLSFRNVTGATVVSIERSDRAMNLAAGEAPLSAGDLLWLIAEPGSLAQVERLLGSGPQV; the protein is encoded by the coding sequence GTGGCTGGTCCCCATTCGGAGGGTCTTTCTCGCTATGAGCAGATCGCTGTGGATATTGCTCAAAAAATCGCGTCCCAGGAGTATAGGGAAGGCATGAAGTTGCACGGTCGGTCTACCCTGGCCAGTCAGTACAACGTGTCGCCGGAAACGATTCGCAGGGCGATCTCCGTGCTCGATGCCGCGAAAGTGGTCCGGGTGCAACCCGGCGTTGGAATCGTGGTGTTGTCGAAACGGGCGGCTGAATTGTTCCTGTCCCAGATGCATTTTAAGCGCACGCTGGAAGAGTTGCACCGCCGCTTGACCGAATTGGTGGAAAAACGCCGGGTGATTGACAACGAGATCGACCAGGTGCTTCACGATATTCAACATTCTTCTCACCGGTATGTGGTGTTGCACGATTTGCTTCACTGCGTGGCCATTCCCGAAGGTTCTCCGGTGATCGGAAAAACCCTGAGGGACCTCTCTTTTCGCAACGTGACCGGGGCGACGGTGGTATCCATCGAGCGGTCGGACCGGGCCATGAATCTCGCGGCCGGAGAGGCCCCCCTGTCCGCCGGGGATCTGCTTTGGCTCATAGCCGAACCCGGGTCTCTGGCCCAGGTGGAACGGCTGCTGGGGAGCGGCCCCCAGGTGTGA